One segment of Spirochaetota bacterium DNA contains the following:
- a CDS encoding MaoC family dehydratase, producing the protein MKTVDSNITVKVGDRFIVNQQVDKYRAIYYAGASGDFNPIHIDDEFGKMVGLGGAILQGLCTLGFTADAITTWVSDPGRLKKLKCRFASPVRMGDTLTIEGVVTEIHDNRATLALTVKNQNGVEVLTKVQAEVEK; encoded by the coding sequence ATGAAAACAGTAGATTCAAATATTACAGTAAAGGTTGGCGACAGATTTATAGTAAATCAACAAGTAGATAAATACAGAGCTATCTACTACGCTGGTGCATCAGGTGATTTTAATCCTATACATATTGACGATGAATTTGGAAAGATGGTAGGATTGGGTGGAGCCATTTTGCAGGGCTTGTGTACACTTGGATTTACTGCTGATGCTATCACCACATGGGTGAGTGACCCCGGGCGATTGAAAAAATTAAAATGCAGGTTTGCATCACCGGTGCGCATGGGCGATACTCTAACCATTGAAGGTGTGGTAACCGAGATACATGACAACAGAGCAACCCTTGCACTTACCGTGAAAAATCAAAATGGGGTAGAAGTTTTAACCAAGGTGCAGGCTGAAGTGGAAAAATGA
- a CDS encoding acyl-CoA dehydrogenase family protein, protein MEFGFTEEQLLFRDTIYKYAKNEIVPLCEEADLKSEFSFEIWKKLGAMGLLGLPFPEEYGGQGADVVTCCLAGEALGHAGVDSGHLLALGAHTYLCTDTLYKHGNEAQRKKYVPKLASGEWIGCMGLTEPGAGSDAASLQTTAVKKGDRWILNGSKTFITNAPIANVCVVYATVDKSKKHAGISAFIVEKDFKGFSTGKPFHKMGVRASTTSEVFFEDCEVPEENVLGNIGEGFMYAHQTLEWDRSALLAPFVGGMQFMIEQCARYASERVQFDKPIKSFQAIQHKLADMKVVLEAARLAVYRVASLKDAGYPINHLQASIAKAFVGDWGFRVASEAVQIFGGYGYIHDYPVERMLRDAKLAQIGGGTSEVQRLIISRLLAL, encoded by the coding sequence ATGGAATTTGGGTTTACTGAGGAGCAGCTTTTATTCAGGGATACAATATATAAGTATGCAAAAAATGAAATTGTTCCCTTATGCGAAGAAGCTGATTTAAAATCAGAGTTTTCTTTTGAGATTTGGAAAAAGTTAGGCGCTATGGGGCTTTTAGGGTTGCCATTTCCTGAAGAATATGGAGGGCAGGGTGCGGATGTTGTGACCTGTTGTTTGGCAGGAGAAGCATTAGGGCATGCAGGTGTTGATAGCGGCCATTTATTAGCATTGGGTGCACACACGTATTTATGTACTGATACTTTATACAAACATGGAAATGAAGCACAACGTAAAAAGTATGTGCCCAAACTTGCCAGTGGAGAATGGATTGGATGTATGGGATTAACAGAACCCGGAGCTGGATCGGATGCTGCATCACTGCAAACAACTGCAGTTAAAAAAGGTGACAGGTGGATACTGAATGGGTCCAAGACATTTATTACTAATGCACCAATTGCCAATGTATGTGTTGTGTATGCTACAGTGGATAAATCAAAAAAACATGCTGGTATATCAGCCTTTATTGTTGAAAAGGATTTTAAAGGTTTTTCAACTGGTAAGCCATTTCATAAAATGGGGGTCAGAGCATCTACTACTTCAGAAGTGTTCTTTGAAGATTGTGAAGTGCCAGAAGAGAATGTCCTTGGCAATATTGGTGAAGGTTTCATGTATGCCCACCAGACGTTAGAGTGGGACCGCAGTGCATTGCTGGCACCGTTTGTTGGGGGAATGCAGTTTATGATAGAACAGTGTGCGCGCTATGCATCTGAGCGTGTGCAGTTTGATAAACCCATTAAAAGCTTTCAGGCAATTCAGCATAAACTTGCTGATATGAAGGTTGTGCTTGAGGCTGCACGGTTGGCTGTATACCGCGTGGCTTCTTTGAAGGATGCAGGATACCCAATCAATCACCTGCAGGCTTCCATTGCAAAAGCGTTTGTTGGTGATTGGGGCTTTAGGGTTGCTTCAGAAGCTGTACAGATTTTTGGTGGGTATGGGTACATTCATGATTATCCTGTGGAACGAATGCTGCGTGATGCCAAATTAGCACAGATTGGCGGTGGAACCTCAGAAGTGCAGCGATTGATTATTTCACGTTTATTAGCGTTATAA
- a CDS encoding sulfatase-like hydrolase/transferase: MLKKIILKIVSYKNLYMPGLLVSGALFLYAIIFNMSFSYMGNTSAQVVQFIIYRYKFLILFYFLKIIAVYSLIGIALSIFFSYGIQQFSRQLKFTVNNKHSFYYSALLTFAVVFLQLCKSIITYPQLYQDTIFNKNIVYKYFQIALTNNLSPVFIETIQLLFIAPFLVTFVISFFLSIQQHKDAIIDVLTLHFNIVKYAVIGIFIALIIIVTISVTISHKNIHDKPNIIILASDALRPDHFSGFGYHRNTTPHIDRLIAQGTTFNNVYTVVPRTFPAWVSILTSQLPVKHGISHMFPMVRSRNKKFITLATVLKEHGYRTAVIGDFAADIFPRINLGFDTVKAPTFNMRVMIKQIILKNHIFLLPFLTNRAGFLFFPEIREFAEFADPQFVVSDIKKEISSSISHGKPFFILSFFSITHFPYPACYPYYKTFTDTAYNGPFKYSKNRFVSLDSKGMVAEYQPSPGDIEHIRALYDGCLYAFDESVGNIIQYLKDNNLYDNTIIVIVSDHGENLYEFEYGMGHGEHLRGKYSLVIPCIFSGPGIGNSQYTSIRSAIDIAPTILDILHLPQPQSFDGTSLLKKHNRVFDAYCETGIWFDNTGNFFFQKKRIMYPDITGISTIDFDHNDEITVTPYYDNLITIAKHRCIIANNMKLIYMPTHYGIEYELYDVSKDPNERNNIYTTSSVAHSIKDKFFSLFKTQNNIKIYNSYIIPFE; encoded by the coding sequence GTGTTGAAAAAAATCATACTAAAAATAGTATCATATAAAAATTTATATATGCCAGGTTTACTGGTATCGGGTGCTCTCTTTCTTTATGCCATTATATTCAACATGTCATTTTCCTACATGGGAAACACCAGTGCACAGGTAGTTCAATTTATTATCTATCGTTACAAGTTTTTAATATTGTTTTACTTTTTAAAAATAATAGCAGTGTATTCATTAATAGGAATTGCACTAAGCATATTTTTTAGCTATGGCATACAACAATTTTCCAGGCAGCTAAAATTTACAGTCAATAACAAGCATAGCTTTTACTATTCAGCACTATTAACATTTGCAGTAGTATTTCTACAGCTTTGCAAAAGTATTATTACCTACCCACAGCTATATCAGGATACAATTTTTAATAAAAACATTGTGTATAAATATTTTCAGATAGCTCTTACAAATAACCTGTCTCCTGTTTTTATTGAAACAATACAATTATTATTTATTGCTCCATTTCTTGTAACATTTGTAATATCATTTTTCTTGTCGATACAACAACATAAAGATGCAATTATTGATGTTCTAACCCTTCACTTCAATATAGTAAAATATGCTGTTATTGGAATTTTCATAGCTCTTATAATAATAGTTACTATCTCAGTAACTATCTCACATAAAAATATACATGATAAACCAAATATCATTATATTAGCCTCTGATGCGCTAAGACCTGACCATTTTAGCGGTTTTGGGTACCACCGCAACACCACCCCTCATATTGACAGATTAATTGCACAAGGCACCACATTTAATAATGTGTATACTGTGGTTCCACGTACATTTCCAGCATGGGTCAGCATACTCACATCGCAGCTTCCTGTTAAACATGGCATTTCACACATGTTCCCAATGGTTCGTTCCCGCAATAAAAAGTTTATTACTCTTGCTACAGTATTGAAAGAACATGGCTATCGTACCGCTGTTATTGGCGATTTTGCTGCTGATATTTTCCCACGAATAAATTTAGGATTTGATACTGTGAAAGCTCCTACATTTAATATGCGCGTGATGATTAAGCAGATTATTCTTAAAAACCACATTTTCCTGTTGCCTTTCCTTACCAATCGTGCAGGATTTTTATTTTTCCCTGAGATACGCGAATTTGCCGAATTTGCAGACCCACAGTTTGTGGTTAGTGACATAAAAAAAGAAATCAGTTCAAGCATATCACACGGAAAGCCATTTTTTATTCTTTCTTTTTTTTCAATTACACATTTTCCTTATCCAGCATGCTATCCATACTATAAAACATTCACTGATACAGCCTACAATGGTCCTTTTAAATATTCAAAAAACAGATTTGTTTCCCTTGATAGCAAAGGGATGGTTGCAGAATACCAGCCTTCACCAGGTGATATAGAGCATATCCGTGCATTGTACGACGGATGCTTATATGCGTTTGATGAATCGGTAGGCAATATAATACAATACCTCAAAGACAACAACCTTTACGATAACACCATTATAGTCATAGTATCCGACCACGGTGAAAATCTTTACGAGTTTGAATATGGTATGGGTCATGGCGAACATCTGCGGGGTAAATACAGCCTTGTCATTCCGTGTATTTTTTCAGGTCCCGGCATTGGAAACAGCCAATATACCAGCATTCGTAGTGCCATAGATATTGCGCCTACCATTCTTGATATACTGCATCTACCGCAACCTCAATCGTTTGATGGCACATCACTGTTAAAAAAACATAATCGTGTTTTTGATGCGTATTGTGAAACAGGCATCTGGTTTGATAATACCGGCAATTTCTTCTTTCAGAAGAAAAGGATAATGTATCCTGATATTACCGGTATATCAACTATTGATTTTGATCACAATGATGAGATTACCGTAACGCCATATTATGATAATCTCATTACAATTGCAAAACACAGGTGTATTATTGCAAACAATATGAAGCTTATCTACATGCCCACTCACTATGGCATTGAATATGAGCTCTATGATGTATCGAAAGACCCAAATGAACGCAATAACATTTATACAACATCATCAGTGGCACACAGCATCAAGGATAAATTTTTCTCATTATTTAAAACCCAAAATAATATAAAAATTTACAATAGCTATATTATACCCTTTGAATAA
- a CDS encoding MaoC family dehydratase N-terminal domain-containing protein has protein sequence MAIDKKFIGKTWPTIVYEVGKEKVKEFAKAIKSTNPYFLDDEFAATSKYKTIVAPPTFAVVFGAKLIEPIFFDNELNLNLAMLVHGEQEFEFYNVVKSGDVLYSDAKIVNIENKEKLDVIAIEIMTRNQSNQDVCKGIYTFVVRK, from the coding sequence ATGGCTATCGACAAAAAATTCATTGGGAAAACCTGGCCAACAATTGTATATGAAGTTGGTAAAGAAAAAGTGAAGGAATTTGCAAAAGCCATCAAAAGCACCAATCCATATTTTTTGGACGATGAGTTTGCAGCCACATCAAAGTATAAAACGATTGTTGCGCCTCCTACATTTGCGGTGGTATTTGGCGCTAAACTCATAGAACCTATTTTTTTTGATAATGAGCTCAATCTCAATTTGGCTATGTTGGTGCACGGTGAGCAGGAATTTGAATTTTATAATGTAGTAAAATCAGGCGATGTGTTGTATTCAGATGCAAAGATAGTAAATATTGAAAACAAGGAAAAGCTTGATGTCATTGCAATTGAGATAATGACAAGGAATCAAAGTAATCAGGATGTTTGCAAAGGTATATATACTTTTGTTGTGAGGAAATAG
- a CDS encoding acyl-CoA dehydrogenase family protein has translation MNYELNDIQKSIKENFKKFCENEIKPNAALLDIGDEKSVELLKKNIKKLGEIGYLGMIHEEEYGGTNQDLINFAIAGEEVAKACAATFLSAGASCGLCGMPIRMFGSKKQKEKYLPGIISGDIIGSFGLTEPQAGSDAAAIATTAKKKGDKWVLNGTKTFITNAPIADVCLIMAYNDKDAGPANGVTAFLVDKGTPGFSTGKPFEKLGYRGSPTSEVFLEDCEVGDDAVLGQVGKGFIQAMQTLEFGRIGMATVSLGVAMACMEEAIKYSAERKAFGKPINRYQEISFKLADMMILTDLSRLLIYKAAWAKQTNHPEAAVLASCAKLFASEAATQISSWALQIHGGYGYIKEFAVERLYRDAKLGEIGEGTSEIQRILIARDLLQKYGS, from the coding sequence ATGAATTATGAATTGAATGATATACAGAAATCAATTAAGGAAAACTTCAAGAAGTTCTGTGAAAATGAGATCAAGCCTAACGCTGCGCTTTTAGATATTGGTGATGAAAAATCCGTTGAACTTTTAAAGAAAAATATTAAAAAATTAGGTGAAATTGGTTATTTAGGTATGATTCATGAGGAAGAATATGGTGGCACCAATCAGGATTTAATAAACTTTGCGATAGCAGGTGAGGAAGTTGCAAAGGCATGTGCTGCAACATTTTTATCTGCTGGTGCAAGCTGTGGGTTGTGCGGCATGCCCATTCGGATGTTTGGTTCAAAAAAGCAAAAAGAAAAATACCTGCCAGGGATAATTTCTGGAGACATCATTGGCAGCTTTGGATTAACCGAGCCGCAGGCAGGATCAGACGCTGCTGCTATCGCCACAACTGCTAAAAAGAAAGGCGATAAATGGGTGTTAAATGGCACCAAGACATTTATTACTAACGCACCGATTGCAGATGTGTGCTTGATAATGGCATACAATGATAAGGATGCAGGACCTGCAAATGGTGTGACTGCGTTTCTTGTTGATAAGGGTACACCAGGATTTTCCACCGGTAAGCCATTTGAAAAATTAGGGTATAGGGGTTCGCCTACATCGGAGGTCTTTCTGGAGGACTGTGAGGTGGGTGATGATGCAGTGCTGGGCCAAGTTGGCAAAGGATTTATACAGGCAATGCAAACACTTGAGTTTGGGCGTATTGGCATGGCCACTGTGTCGTTAGGTGTAGCAATGGCGTGTATGGAAGAAGCAATAAAATATTCTGCTGAGCGCAAGGCATTTGGCAAGCCAATAAACCGTTATCAAGAGATTTCATTTAAGCTGGCAGACATGATGATACTTACTGACCTTTCACGACTTTTGATATACAAAGCGGCGTGGGCAAAACAAACCAATCATCCCGAAGCAGCTGTACTTGCATCGTGTGCCAAACTTTTTGCCAGTGAAGCGGCAACACAGATTTCAAGCTGGGCATTGCAGATTCATGGCGGTTATGGATACATCAAGGAATTTGCTGTTGAGCGGTTATATCGTGATGCAAAGTTAGGTGAGATAGGTGAAGGAACATCTGAAATACAGCGCATACTCATTGCCCGTGACCTATTACAAAAATATGGGAGTTAA